Within the Pseudomonas oryzae genome, the region GCTTCCTGCTGGCCAACCGCGAGACCGCCGAGCTGCGCCTCGAGGAACGCCAGCGCGGCCAGGCGCTGGCGCGGATGCTCGACGGCTGGCAGCTGGCCCAGGCCCCCGAATGGCGGCAGAGCATCGAGCTGAGCCAGCTCGGCGGCATGGCCTGGTTGGCCGCGCACTGGGACATCCCGCTGCGCCAGCTGGCCCTCGGCCACGGCTTCGCCTGGCTGGAGGGCGCGGTGATGGCCGGGGTCAAGCTGGTGCCCTTCGGCCAACAGGCCGCCCAGAGCCTGCTGCGCGACCTCTGCGCGGAGCTGCCCGCCGTGCTCGAGCAGGCCCTCGAACTGCCCGACGAGGCGCTCGGCGGCGGCCTGCCGCTGCTGGCCATCGCCTCGGCCCGGCATGAAACCCAATACACCCGCTTGTTCCGTTCCTGAGGAAGACCCCATGCAAGACTACAAGCAACCCCTGCGCGTCGGTGTCGGCGGCCCGGTCGGCTCCGGCAAGACCGCGCTGCTCGAAGCCCTGTGCAAGGCCATGCGCGACCACTACCAGATCGCCGTGGTGACCAACGACATCTACACCAAGGAGGACCAGCGCATCCTCACCGAGGCCGGCGCCCTGGAGCCCGAGCGCATCGTCGGCGTGGAAACCGGCGGCTGCCCGCACACCGCGATCCGCGAGGACGCCTCGATGAACCTGGCGGCGGTCGAGGCGCTGGCGCGCAAGTTCGGCAACCTGGAGGTGATCTTCGTGGAAAGCGGCGGCGACAACCTGTCCGCCACCTTCAGTCCGGAGCTGGCCGACCTGACCGTCTACGTGATCGACGTGGCCGAGGGCGAGAAGATCCCGCGCAAGGGCGGCCCGGGCATCACCAAGTCGGACTTCCTGGTGATCAACAAGATCGACCTGGCTCCCTACGTCGGCGCCTCGCTGGAGGTGATGGAGCGCGACACCAACCGCATGCGCCCGGAGC harbors:
- the ureG gene encoding urease accessory protein UreG, producing the protein MQDYKQPLRVGVGGPVGSGKTALLEALCKAMRDHYQIAVVTNDIYTKEDQRILTEAGALEPERIVGVETGGCPHTAIREDASMNLAAVEALARKFGNLEVIFVESGGDNLSATFSPELADLTVYVIDVAEGEKIPRKGGPGITKSDFLVINKIDLAPYVGASLEVMERDTNRMRPERPWTFTNLKTGHGLQTLIDFIVEKGMLDAARG
- a CDS encoding urease accessory protein UreF, whose protein sequence is MSADLHLLRLLQLASPNLPVGGFTYSQGLEWAVEAGWVRGAEGFRAWQREQLEDTLGHLDWPLLARLYRACRDDDAAAFARWSRFLLANRETAELRLEERQRGQALARMLDGWQLAQAPEWRQSIELSQLGGMAWLAAHWDIPLRQLALGHGFAWLEGAVMAGVKLVPFGQQAAQSLLRDLCAELPAVLEQALELPDEALGGGLPLLAIASARHETQYTRLFRS